One region of Streptomyces sp. NBC_00442 genomic DNA includes:
- a CDS encoding DNA-binding protein translates to MTQASHPPVAARDDAGRRTSAATASRAVRHLVALDAAHGATAALPAVRQLLMRVPELTADPAGLYGADRDLTAALAELCEVIGWILFDAGLNRGAHRMNLRALALAERCGDRAIARLVLLNHSMLHTHRGRPRAALDAVAEVAGPRPLPNLVATLVLIRRAHAIALLGGHREAGALIARARGRFLDGASRLDPPWSWWIDEPELTGHHGWVLARLHDWDHAIPLLYEAATTPGPSYRHLFTAELLAALTGAGAWSEAEGLIADLAPRAAGIGSARTTQTLARTATQLRDCVAAPPNLRDAAAFLLEAVPPHPEDKGRPSR, encoded by the coding sequence ATGACCCAGGCGTCCCACCCACCCGTCGCGGCGCGCGACGACGCGGGCCGCCGGACGTCGGCGGCCACGGCGTCGCGCGCGGTCCGGCATCTGGTGGCGCTCGACGCCGCACACGGCGCGACGGCCGCCCTGCCGGCCGTACGTCAACTCCTGATGCGCGTACCGGAGCTGACGGCCGACCCGGCCGGCCTGTACGGGGCGGACCGCGATCTGACCGCCGCCCTCGCCGAACTGTGCGAAGTGATCGGCTGGATCCTCTTCGACGCGGGCCTCAACCGCGGGGCCCACCGCATGAACCTGAGGGCCCTGGCCCTTGCCGAACGCTGCGGCGACCGCGCCATCGCCCGACTGGTGCTGCTCAACCACAGCATGCTCCACACCCACCGGGGCCGCCCGAGGGCCGCCCTCGACGCCGTGGCCGAGGTGGCGGGCCCGCGGCCGCTGCCGAATCTGGTCGCCACCCTCGTCCTGATCCGCCGCGCCCACGCGATCGCGCTCCTGGGCGGCCACCGGGAGGCCGGCGCGCTCATCGCCCGCGCCCGAGGCCGGTTCCTCGACGGCGCCTCGCGCCTCGACCCGCCCTGGTCGTGGTGGATCGACGAGCCAGAACTCACCGGCCACCACGGCTGGGTCCTGGCCAGGCTGCACGACTGGGACCACGCCATCCCGCTGCTGTACGAGGCCGCCACGACCCCCGGCCCCTCATACCGCCATCTCTTCACCGCGGAACTCCTCGCCGCCCTGACCGGGGCCGGGGCGTGGAGCGAGGCCGAAGGCCTCATCGCCGACCTGGCCCCGCGCGCCGCGGGCATCGGCTCCGCGCGGACGACCCAGACCCTCGCCCGCACCGCCACCCAGCTGCGCGACTGCGTGGCGGCGCCCCCGAACCTGCGGGACGCGGCGGCCTTCCTGCTGGAGGCGGTCCCCCCTCATCCCGAGGACAAGGGCCGGCCTTCCCGCTAG
- a CDS encoding DUF3574 domain-containing protein, with the protein MLHIRVSTPAAAALVAVVLLFAAGGPVSEVAYGTAVTPASQAQTTTHGSPYVATHLYFGTGRHNGEPPITDDQFMKFVADVITPRFPVGLTIQEGRGQWRDKTGSINRENSYELTVLYPSREARTHDPDIEYIRNLYCSMYGLESVGRADVKAQADF; encoded by the coding sequence ATGCTTCACATCCGGGTGTCCACGCCCGCGGCCGCCGCTCTCGTGGCGGTCGTGCTCCTCTTCGCCGCCGGAGGCCCCGTCTCCGAGGTCGCCTACGGCACCGCCGTGACGCCGGCGTCGCAGGCGCAGACCACCACCCACGGCAGCCCCTACGTGGCGACGCATCTCTACTTCGGAACGGGCCGTCACAACGGCGAACCGCCCATCACCGACGACCAGTTCATGAAGTTCGTCGCCGATGTGATCACGCCCCGGTTCCCGGTCGGCCTGACCATACAAGAGGGCCGCGGGCAGTGGCGCGACAAGACGGGCAGCATCAACAGGGAGAACTCCTACGAGCTGACGGTGCTCTATCCCTCGCGCGAGGCCCGCACCCACGACCCCGACATCGAGTACATCCGCAACCTGTACTGCTCGATGTACGGCCTGGAGTCCGTGGGTCGCGCCGACGTCAAGGCGCAGGCCGACTTCTGA
- a CDS encoding phospholipase domain-containing protein: MRHASKHGAARRVLALAAVSTLMGTGAALPGKGPAPSVAAVDDCAGGGVDVTASNAGDAPFRFRLAGVAVTVEPGRARTITVPVGEGQSYRFTVLGPDGFRQDVDGVLRCGTPTPSAAAAGDRAAGTTGTTDAGQSGSGAGTAAPTPRAVAAATGTDERRRVIAGVGDLDGLITGAVLVLLGAMLFVIRRLTPP, translated from the coding sequence GTGAGGCACGCATCGAAGCACGGCGCGGCCCGCCGGGTCCTCGCGCTCGCGGCCGTGAGCACACTGATGGGCACCGGTGCGGCGCTGCCTGGGAAGGGGCCCGCGCCCTCGGTGGCCGCGGTGGACGACTGTGCCGGGGGTGGTGTGGACGTCACCGCGAGCAACGCGGGCGACGCGCCGTTCCGCTTCCGGCTGGCGGGGGTCGCGGTGACCGTCGAGCCGGGCCGGGCCAGGACCATCACGGTGCCGGTCGGCGAGGGCCAGAGCTACCGCTTCACCGTGCTCGGCCCGGACGGCTTCCGCCAGGACGTCGACGGTGTCCTGCGGTGCGGGACGCCCACGCCGTCGGCGGCGGCCGCGGGTGACCGCGCGGCCGGGACGACCGGGACGACGGACGCGGGTCAATCGGGGTCGGGGGCCGGGACGGCGGCCCCCACGCCCCGCGCCGTGGCCGCGGCCACCGGCACGGACGAGCGACGGCGGGTGATCGCCGGGGTCGGCGACCTCGACGGCCTGATCACGGGCGCGGTCCTGGTGCTGCTCGGCGCGATGCTCTTCGTCATCCGCCGGCTCACGCCCCCGTAG